DNA sequence from the Odontesthes bonariensis isolate fOdoBon6 chromosome 18, fOdoBon6.hap1, whole genome shotgun sequence genome:
TGTCCAGCTCACTCTAACTACAGCCATTAAACCTAAATATATGCAGCATGTAATATTTTAAGTGTAATTTAATTTGTGGCAGAGTAAAGCATTTTTCTTCCAAATGCAGAAGATTCACGTCACTTTGACGTATTACAGAAAGATCCCATTTTTTTCGTCTCAACACCTCTAAACAAAAGTCAGAAGCTCTGCTTCAGACTCATAGCTGATAGCTGAAGGAATCTTCAGAGGCGGACACCCCGGGTTTCTTCAACAGCAGTATTTTTAAACCGGGAATTCATAACCACGAGGCATGAAGTGGCAAGTATGACTCTGCCCCCCCAAGTTTCTGGAATTTCCTGTCGCTAATGTAAAAGATTTTTTGCCTTTGTCAAACTCACTGATAACTCAAGATGAGCAATGTAGAGCACAATAAgaatattttgttattttaaccTCATTCTTGTGGTGAAAATCTCCAGTTAAATCCAGCAAACCCATACCTGCTGGAGGTCATTGTCAGATTGAGGGGAATGCTAAGACATTGAGGCCAAACTTTCCCAAAATAATTTCCTTTAGACATCACAAAGTAAGACGAAAACTATCCGAAGGTTGAATTCCTTTAGTCAGGCACAACCAGTCTTTATCGTCATTTGGCCTTTGGCTACAACCAACCTTCACTTGGAATGTATCTTTGACATGTGTTGAGGCCCTGCAGCAGCATGAGCGAACTTCTTTCACCTCCCTACTAATGAATGTTTGTCTGTCCTGTTTACTCAGGATGCCAATCTGCTCAAACAGCTCGACGCAGAGCTAATATGCACCACCAATCCACAGGTGGTGGGTTACGTGGGAGATCTGCGTCCTGAATGTCACAAAATAAATCTTTGCCATCTGTGTCATTGTATAAGCAGAGGGAGAGCACACACAGCTGGTCATTATGCTGAAAGATGCATGCTGTTCATCCTTTTACAACTAAAGTATAAACTGATTCAAACTTAAAAAGGCTTGTTAAAGAGCTAATACAAAGTAGGGGGTAATAAAGTGAGGAAATTCACAATAtgatttggggggaaaaaaactaaaggcTACCACTTAAGGGACCACTCGAAATTCTTCCACTCAGACATGTCAACAAGCGTAtatattttgttttgagaaCAATTAAAGGCTTTCAACACATAGTATAACAACAAGCTATTTCCCACAAGTCCTCTAGAAGTTGAAAGTTGGAATAGACCCTTTCAACAATGCATGACCCACAATTAGGCCACAGCCATGTGGTTATTACGGCTGCCATCTGCTGGCAGAGAATGTAACGACATGAAAGAGACAACAGACCAAAACGGGAAAAACCTGAGTCTTTTATTTCTTCAATACAAAGTTGTTCTGAGTCATCACCTTTATTTTATGATCAAATATTTAAATCCAGATGGGAGTAATCTCTTGCAGAACGACAACACCCATTTCAAAAGGGTAGGAAGGGTCACTGAATGCTATGATTTGTGACTAATAATATCAATGGGAATCATACGCTATAGCTTCCGTTGTGACCTCATCTCAACCTAATTAAACCTCTACTGAACATTTAGGACCaaatgagactttttttttgctaaatgaATGATATTCCATCCTTTCAGAGGGACTTGTGGTATCAATACCAAAGCACGTGGCAGCCGATGACCTAACTGAGAAACTTTAGTAAGGTCTACTGGTCACCAATCAGGAATACCTGGGCTCTATCACTTGGTGATTTCAAcggaggggattttttttttttttactaaacaaTATTGTAGCATGAAAGTGTCTTATCAAGACACATTGACAGCACTAGCCTTGCTAAGGACTAATTACTAGTTATTCGTCcgttttaataaaaaatttcAGTTACATTCTGAAAGAGGGAAGTTTTGTTCACGCTTTGTTGTGAAtacctacattttttttttttttttttttttttttagcctcgCGGGCTCCCGTCCAGAGTACAGCACACGTGACTGAGTCAGTTGACAAAGCAAAACACGGCAGtagaacagaaaaagaaatacgGGCGACATGGACCATCACCGGATCGACAGGGTGGGCCTGCTGTCTCCTCTCGAGGAGTCCAGCGCGGAGATAAGCAGGGACAGCGGCATCGTCTCTCAAAGTGCGAGCAGTTTGTCCATGGTGAGCGACATCCTCAGCAGCGGCACCGTGTCGCAGAGCCCCAGCTTCGGAGCGGCGGCAGCAGCTAACGTATTTCCTCGGAGCCCGAGCCTCGACGAAGCGGCGCCGCACGGGACAAGCGACCAGCACGACTCAGAGCGGGACGACGAAGTCCTGAGACAAACCGCCCTCGACTATTCCTCCTACATCAGGGCGACAGCTGGAGAGGAGGTTTGTGAAGCCTTGTTAAGATGCTCGGACTGACCGGCGAAGTTAGCGTTAGCTCTTTGTTTATGGTTTGTCTGCACTGCTTGCAGCCACAGCTTTCCTGAAGATTTCGGGTCACTTACGTCCAAACACAGTGGTTTAGATGATATGGGTGAATTTTTAAGTTATTTACAAAAAAGTCTGACATGTCTAGGGGGTGCTGGCCCTCGCAGcccacacaaaacaacaagtgCCGCTTGTTTCCACCACAGTGACAGTTGTCTGTATCATTAAGTGGATAGGCATGACACAAGGCAGTTTATACTAAAACCGGCCTCTTGGACAGACAAAGAACGCTGTGTTTTAAGCCTGTGGTTCCATTTCTTACAATACTAATGCACTGAATTTCAGCTGAAGCTGGTGTGTGGGGGGGCTGAATTTGAAGCCCAGAAGCTCTCTCATAACATTGAGCTTGGCCAATGTAGTAGGTATGTACAGTATGACACGTGCCTCTCTTGTAACGATTTCTCTTTTAGATCTTGTGCTTGGAGAAAAGCTTGGAAGAAATGCTGACAAGAGTAGATGAGTTTGTTGGGATGCTGGATATGGTAAGTGTGATCCGTTGATCAGATACTAGAGGTTTATTTGTATGCTACATCTCATTATTTGACTTGTGAGCTGTTTGTGTTTCGTCGCCAGATCCGTAATGACACCTCCCAGATAGTAAATGAAAATCTACCTCAAATCCAACAGAAGTCAGATGAGATGAGGCAAATATACAGAAGAATTGATAAGTTAGAGGTAAGTCATAACTTTGAGAGGAAGAAAGTGGCTTGTCGTGATATACACAAACTGTTAATTTGTACATCCAGTCCAACAGAAGGCATGACTAAAAGCAGACTCCTGAAAACACTAACagggattattatttttttttttaccctgaaAGTAGAATGAAACTCTTCGTAAGGTGTGATCTAAACAGAACGTGGGAAGTTTCTTAGTAAATAAACAACTAAATACAGTTTCATCCTCTcaagagaaaaaggacaacCTAAATCTTAATTTTAAACATTTACAGTTTGTATCCCGATCCATTATAGACACTTTGGACTACAATAAAATGTGTTCGCTGTCACATATCCACATGTGCTTTATAACCCAGATGCTCTCGctacttaaagggatacgccacccccaggccaaattaagtgtatcccgcattcccgagacataaataagtgtgtgggagcgttttcctggcgacccaggcattgtccgaatctcacagcactgaccactgcttggtttcgcgtaatacctccatgctagcgtcgccaattGAAATATTACTCCGCTCAACCTCTGTTTCGAACACAGATGGGACAGTGGGGttggggattcccaatgacgtagcggggagtgtgcttcggctgtgttttccgcaccggaaactagttcccaaaccgacatgagcaaaccaagccttccgtgtagatttacacagtcatttgcactcgatgtgaaagtacaccactcacacagtaattagaaggtaaatcaagtaaattaattcacgttgggcgaaatatttcgattggcgacgctagcatggaggtattacgcgaaaccaagcagtggtcagtgctgtgagattcggacaatgcctgggtcgccaggaaaacgctcccacacacttatttatgtctcgggaatgcgggatacacttaatttggcctgggggtggcatatccctttaaattgACTTTCTTGACATCTTTTTTTCGTCTCTCACATCCCAACATATGGTTGGAAGTTTTTACCTCAGTGCGATTCAGTATCCTTTCCAAGGACAGTTTGACGTGGGAAAGCCAGGGGTTAAACCGCCAGCCTTTTGATTTACTGCAGGCAGTCACAAAGGAGAACTTCTATAAAAGCAaagcttaaagcaatactatgtaacatttctaccttaaaataacagcttgaaaaaaaattgtgcggctagaatgagttttaatattacgattggcctgtctcctatgcccttcgggggtctgagttggaaaaactgcgctatgtaactttgctggagcggcccgggagctgagcggaagtacttcgacttgctttctggcacacctaccgcaaaaacaaatagacccctctcacgctcccaggtacatttgattactcttaccttctcggtcgacatagcttgcaccttctgactcctcgccggttcgtcaacaaatgtgaaacgtgaaagcgaaagggtgttgtatttacaacagtgtaaccgtacattacctccaagcctgtagggggagctccataatgggctttttgagaagttacattgtattgctttaaagaccAGCATCAGCAGTCATCTGACGCCTAAACTGTAACCACAGCAAACTGTGCAGATTAGGTGGTcaatgtctgaaaaaaaaaaaaaagaaatctgtgaGTGCGTTAGGAATAATAAATGTTGACCGGTTTGTgcttttgactcattttgaagtGCACTGACTTTTGTTGTGCACGTTACCGGGCCTGAAACTGCCTTTATCGCCCGGGGCTCAGATGCCACGATTCACAAATTTGGTTTTCATCCCCACGTCATATCGTTTTTGGTTTACAGCCCTATgacatttttataggcttttgatggcgtctttgtggcctcGCCAGCGTGGCAACACACTCATCTGTGTGGCCGTGTTATTCGCAGGGCTGACGTTTGTTTCTATCACTGTGGttttacatcccacaactgtaggggcAGCCAAAGAGCAAGAAATTTGTCAAATTGTCCCGCGTTGCTTTAAGCATTATGTCGTGTAAATACATACTAAGCTGACCAATTACAGTTTTTGTGGTCTGCTTCGCTGCATGTCGGACCACACTGAAGGCTCAACAAAAAGCTGATGTTTCATCATAAATTATGCTTCACAGGGTGTAGAGTCTGGACTCcgagattttattttttgttaattaattctttcaTAAGTCTATGTACCGatggaaaaacatttaaatttccTAATGGAAAAGGACCGTCTCTGTACGTTTTCAgaaaacattttctgttttttctgcatctattatgttttttttcccctgcctGTTTTTCATCTAAACGTGGTTCATCTGCAAATGTTTACATGCACAGCCATATACTGACCCTATCCCAGACCCTAGTCCCTTTTTTTGGACTTGTTTTCTTAGATCAGGCTGTTTGTTTCAGTCATAACGTTTGGCAGCAGAGTTGGTGCATAGCAGGAAAAAATAAAGCACACTTATGGGATGACAGAGAAACCCAAATAATGCTCTGTGTTTCGTTAGATATGGATGTTATGAAGGCTTTTGGCTGCAAATATTGGTGTGCATGTACATGTATCCTCCCTCCCTGTAAAAGAAACGGAAGTGTCTGAATTATTCGACGTCTGTCATCAAAATTGTCATATTTCCTGGCTTAAGTCATTTGTGTATATATTcttgatttgattttgttgcCTCCTTGCTCTCGTGTGGCTGCAGGCTTTTGTAAAGATGGTCGGAGCCAACGTTGGCGCAATGGAGGAGCAGGTGACGCAGGCAGAGGGAGAATTAGGAACCCTACCGAGCGCTTTCAAGAAGATACTCCGCACAATGAGTGTCCCAGGCTTCTTAAATGTAAGAGTTCATCAATCCAGTTGTGAAGTTTGAGTTTTGTGTTGCCTGACTGCTTTTACCTGTAATTACCCGTAAGAGACCCTTTTACCATGAGACCTACTTGCAAACCTTCAAAAACATTTCGATTTCTACCTCAGTCAGTGCTATTAAAAAGATTAGGTTTAACATGTGTCTCTTCACTCACAGAAACAGGCCAGCCCACGAAGGCCAGCGCCACATCAGCGTCAAGAGATCCCCAGCGTGTTCCGGTCAGATGATTATTTCACATCACAGGCAGAACAGTGACGTAGCAGAACGTCTAAACAGAGCTTGGTCCTAACCTCAGAGGCCAGTTGGGTAAAACTGTACTCACAACTTCTACTGCCATCCCTTGGAAGAGGATCTATCGGTGCAGTGGCCTcaaagaagcaatagcagcctTTTTTGAACAACTCACTGGAAGTCAAGTGCGCAAGGACATTCTACATTTTCGAGTGTCATTTTACTGGCAGCAACAAGCACGGAACTGTAGCAACATGATTTTAAAAGTGCCTAAATGGGTCTTTCAGTTTAGCTTTCCCAAGGAAACGGTGTTGAGTTACAAATGTAATGAGTCGGGAGGCCAAAGTCATCCCACTTGCCAATAGGACACTGTAAAGATGGTACTTTAAGAGTGGCTGTAAAGATCTCTTCAATGTAATACGTGAAAAATTAACCCAGCTTTTTTTATAAATTACATTCCCGTCATTGGTGTTTCTAAAGACCTGCACTCTGTTCTGAACTGACCTATATTTCTGTATGTCTCCTCACTCTCCCCAAGCAATATTGCTCTTGCGCGGTTAAGCATTTAATGTCTTCCATTTCTAAATTTTCTCTTTATATCTAGCCTTACCTTACTGGCTGTGGATGACATTGGACTACATCTCTCCTACGGCacctttttcaaaaaaaaaaaaaaagcacagacgCAAAAGTGAATTGTTTTAGTTTCACACGCCACGTTAatgattaaatgttttttcGCCAAGGATGAACttgttatttgatttttttattttattttcaagtcaCAGGAGGAACCTTCAATCTAATCTAAAGACGATGCGATGTGGCCCTCACCCTCACAACATGGCAGCGATGGTCACAGCTATGATTGATTGTTTGCCAAAATAGTTGGTAAAAGATGTTGCATTTACATATTGTTtttgatttacatttttaaaataatcattaaaacTGTATTTAAGACAAAGTTTTTGTTTCATGTCCCATTATTTATTGTACAGTgggtttttttaaaatgatttatggCCTTGAAATTTCAAGGAAGTCCACCTAGCTATCTCTTTTAACACTTATTCAACAACGATTTAGAATTAACATCACGGATAACAATGACTGGTCACGACTACATTTTCGTCGCTTGTCTGACATGAAATCCATACTGATTCAGAACATAATTGAATACGTTTAAAACGAAGGCAGAATTAAAACTGTACACCTATGCCTCTATTTTCACTTGTCCTTTAGTTTTAAGAAACTATGAGgacaataaaatgtttaaacttCTTTCAAGATAATTAAAAATAACAGCGTAAATGCAGATGGTTTCCTTTGAATACCTTTAGAGCCCGTCTACATTAGACGTTCTCTGATACCTGACAGCCTGAAACCAGGGCAAAGCCACATCAGTGCTGTCATTGGTTAGTTTGAGATGGCGTCATAAGTTGGTCAGAGCTCCGTTGAAGCGGGAACATATAGCAGTTACTTCAGTTAACTCTTCCACGCTGACCTGCCTGTTGGTGGAAAAAAGTAAGCTAAACTGTCGTACACGGTGAAATACCTTTTGTATCAAATGTTTGTCAAAGATTATTGTTTTATCACCCCTTATTTAGGCGAGTGAAATTAAGATAACTTCGTGAAAAATGTCCAGACGGTGGAAAAAAGTAGTTCCGAGAAATGCCCATGCTTCGCTCGTGCTAGTGACGTTACTGTTCAACCAGTAGTGGTTTAACGTTGGATAAAGTTTAGAGTTAAGCTGTATCACAATACATACATTGCTTGTACAAGCTAACTCGTCCAAGGATCAGACGAGCCCCCGGCCCTCTCGTTAGCAGAATTTATAACGTGTCACTAAACAATGCTGCACTAGTTTGTCCTCTAACCtcatttaaagtgatactccggagtagattcaacctggggtcatttgaaccgtgatatccagccaagtagcccacccgcagttttttcgatattggctgaacatcagctgagttactgagttatcccgaattgcttcgtacaagggttaatggatcctggtccgtatctccaaaattaccacactaaaatcacatgccatgacaccaaacttctacaggagtacaaatatggtctgtactcaccaaacgatgcatttggaagtttgaaaatagtccaggagtttattattatcaacacaagcctgatagcttctctgcagctaaagctgcgtcgacgtcacttcagagagctgggagcttcaaagtaagatgagggttgagctactactgtagacaacaaagtatatgctatattctacatgttttttatgaatttttatgttgtagagttgtgaagttattttatcaatggagaaactgagcagccttgctttgttgtctacagtagtagatcaaccttcatcttattttgaagctcgcagctctctgaagtgacgtcgacgcagctttagctgcagagaagctatcaggcttgtgttgataataattaactcctggactattttcaaacttccaaatgcatcgtttggtgagtacagaccatatttgtactcctgtagaagtttggtgtcatggcatgtgattttagtgtggtaattttggagatacggaccaggatccattaacccttgtacgaagctatttgggataactcagtaactcagctgatgttcagccaatatcgaaaaaactgcgggtgggctacttggctggatatcaccgttcaaatgaccccaggttgaatctactccggagtatcactttaaatcgTGGGAGAACTTAGCTCCACATAAAGCGGAAGGTGTAACACCAACTTCTGTCCTCTAGACATCATATTCCGTGTCCTAATCAGGACTTTTAAGCTACTGCAAATGTTGGTATCATAGCCTTTACAGGATGTTTACGCATGATTTCCGGTTTGTGGCAGGTTGTTTTCAGACCAAATTTTATCTAAATACTATGGAgcgacatttttgttttttgggtcGCTAAATCTAATTGGTCACGTCATTGTGTGAGCCGGTTATATGCCTTTCCATCTTTACAGCTATGAATGAACAAATGTTTCTCAGTTTAAAGGGCACCTCGTCGCTTATATCTCTATAGCCTCAAAGAGAGTTTTGTTTGTACCTTTTGCAAATTAACTATATGTCCTCTTCATGACGGAAGATGCAGTTGACAGTATATTAAGACCAGGTTTGCTTAAGAAAAAATACACTGAGTTTTAATTGCATAAACTACCAGGTCGTCCTGCATGTATTACATGTAAATGTTGTGCAAGGCGAATCAATGTAAGCCGACATTTGGCTGATGCTTCTAAAAATGTGATTCATTAATTTTATTTCTAATGGACGCTTCATTTTGATATAATTGTGATTTTTGACACTTATGTTGGATAATGTGATCATCACCATGTTTGTATTGAGCCACTTTAACTTTGACTGACTCTTCTTTTACAGATCCAAAGTTTCACACATGGCTTGTGAGAAAGAATTGTGGCAAAAGATCGGAGAGGGCTTTGTCCAGGAATATTATAACCAGTTTGATAATACCAACAGGCTGGGCCTTGCTAACCTATATGTAAGTCATTTTTAGTAACACAACAGTGACAAGCCATTGTTCCATTATGCTTGGTTAGATAAAATGATTGTGCGTGCATTTCCTGAACCAacgccctttttttttccccctccctcTTCAGTCGGCTGACGCGTGTTTGACATGGGAAGGATCACCATTTCAAGGGAGAGAAGCCATTGCTGGCAAGCTAGTAGTAAGCATCTTTTCACAGATAATTGACGTTAATTACAATTCATAGGAATTACTTAAAATGTCAGCATTTTTATACTTGTTCCTAGGTGTTCATCCAAATAATCTTGTCACCCACAGAACCTGCCTTTCAAGCGTATTAAGCACATAATCACAGAACAAGACTTCCAGCCAACAATAGATAGTTGTATCCTCATCATGGTCTTTGGACAGTTACAGGTAAGCTAGTACATTTTAATTGATAAGTCTGAGTAGTCACCAGATTCACAAACATACAACACAAAGTTAACTCCCACTGACTTGTTGTTTACACCTGCTCCACGTTTTTGTTAATGCTAACCGTCTGCGATAGCTCACACAGCTTTTATACGATAATTCTGTGCTTAATATCTGATGCATTTCAGCTTATAAAAGTTTCTTTTTTGTCCTGCTACAGGCAGATGATGATCCTCCCATGGCCTTCCATCAGGTGTTTATGCTGAAGTCTCAAAACTGTGCGTGGGCATGCACTAATGATGTCTTTAGGTTGGGGGTACACAACATAGCTGTTTAGTggcctggatttttttttttttttttactcacacACATCAACATCCAGCTCTTAATTAATTTAGAGGTCATAGTGCCTTGTCAATAGGGAACTGTAAGGTTCCTTCATGTTCAATAAACCTTTACTTTG
Encoded proteins:
- the bloc1s4 gene encoding biogenesis of lysosome-related organelles complex 1 subunit 4, which codes for MDHHRIDRVGLLSPLEESSAEISRDSGIVSQSASSLSMVSDILSSGTVSQSPSFGAAAAANVFPRSPSLDEAAPHGTSDQHDSERDDEVLRQTALDYSSYIRATAGEEILCLEKSLEEMLTRVDEFVGMLDMIRNDTSQIVNENLPQIQQKSDEMRQIYRRIDKLEAFVKMVGANVGAMEEQVTQAEGELGTLPSAFKKILRTMSVPGFLNKQASPRRPAPHQRQEIPSVFRSDDYFTSQAEQ
- the LOC142367741 gene encoding nuclear transport factor 2-like, with the protein product MACEKELWQKIGEGFVQEYYNQFDNTNRLGLANLYSADACLTWEGSPFQGREAIAGKLVNLPFKRIKHIITEQDFQPTIDSCILIMVFGQLQADDDPPMAFHQVFMLKSQNCAWACTNDVFRLGVHNIAV